From Chengkuizengella sediminis, the proteins below share one genomic window:
- a CDS encoding alpha/beta-type small acid-soluble spore protein has translation MAQGQSRSNNALVVPQANAALDQLKYEVAQELGIAIPQDGYYGNMATRDTGSIGGNITRRLVQIAEQQLAGQGNYQ, from the coding sequence ATGGCACAGGGACAAAGCCGTTCAAATAACGCACTTGTTGTACCTCAAGCAAATGCAGCTTTAGATCAACTGAAGTATGAAGTTGCTCAAGAATTAGGAATTGCGATTCCTCAGGATGGTTACTATGGTAACATGGCTACTCGTGATACTGGTTCTATTGGTGGTAACATAACTCGTCGTTTAGTCCAAATTGCTGAACAGCAATTAGCAGGACAAGGAAACTATCAATAA
- the nrdR gene encoding transcriptional regulator NrdR, translating into MRCPYCDNDGAKVLDSRPANENKSIRRRRECEKCHKRFTTFEMVEETPLIVIKKDGSREEFMRDKILRGLIRACEKRPVSVERLEKIVSEVEQELRNTAHTEVKSIEIGESVMEQLHPVDEVAYVRFASVYRQFKDINMFMKELNHLLHKSPLHIDKNE; encoded by the coding sequence ATGAGATGTCCATATTGTGATAATGATGGGGCAAAAGTATTGGATTCAAGACCAGCGAATGAAAACAAATCAATTAGACGTCGTAGAGAATGTGAGAAATGCCATAAAAGGTTTACTACGTTTGAAATGGTTGAAGAAACTCCTTTAATTGTCATTAAAAAAGATGGTAGCAGGGAAGAGTTTATGAGGGATAAGATACTAAGAGGTCTTATACGAGCATGTGAAAAAAGACCTGTTTCCGTCGAGCGTTTAGAAAAGATTGTATCTGAGGTAGAGCAGGAGTTGAGGAATACAGCTCATACAGAGGTAAAAAGTATAGAAATTGGAGAATCAGTCATGGAACAATTACATCCAGTGGATGAAGTTGCTTATGTTCGTTTTGCATCAGTATATAGACAATTTAAAGATATCAATATGTTTATGAAGGAATTAAATCATCTCCTACATAAAAGCCCTTTACATATCGATAAAAATGAATAA
- a CDS encoding site-specific integrase, with protein MFEKLEQEPLKWKVFVELATTTGMRRGEILALDINKHIHIDKDEKSAHIEVNESLTYVDGKPLFKSPKTKKSQRKIALTPELIPLIKKLSTEVKKLKFKLGNKWIGGNRMLLFCRDNGFPMYHTSPTQWFNRFLKRHGLNNKRISIHSLRHSSATYLLARGKSLKEIQERLGHADIRTRANLYTHFVEELDKEAAQAFSKLKRIQK; from the coding sequence ATGTTTGAAAAACTTGAACAAGAACCTTTAAAATGGAAAGTGTTTGTAGAACTAGCAACAACGACCGGCATGAGAAGAGGTGAGATACTGGCTCTAGATATTAATAAACACATACACATAGATAAAGATGAAAAGTCAGCTCACATCGAAGTGAATGAATCATTGACATACGTTGATGGAAAACCACTTTTTAAGAGTCCTAAAACAAAGAAATCACAAAGAAAAATAGCTTTGACTCCAGAATTAATTCCTCTTATTAAAAAATTATCAACCGAGGTAAAAAAACTAAAATTTAAACTAGGTAACAAATGGATAGGAGGAAACAGAATGCTTCTATTTTGTAGAGACAACGGGTTCCCGATGTATCATACTTCACCTACTCAATGGTTCAATAGATTCTTAAAACGTCATGGTTTGAATAATAAAAGAATATCTATACATAGTTTACGCCATTCTTCTGCAACTTATTTATTAGCTAGGGGAAAATCTTTAAAAGAAATTCAAGAACGATTAGGGCACGCCGATATTCGCACTAGAGCAAACCTTTATACCCATTTCGTGGAAGAACTTGATAAAGAAGCTGCTCAAGCTTTTAGTAAACTAAAAAGAATACAAAAATAA
- a CDS encoding N-terminal phage integrase SAM-like domain-containing protein, protein MASIEKRGKNSFRLVVEAGYGANNKRIKKSKTIRIEDESLLRTTKKIRDYLNEELVKFKIEVEAGEYIAPEKMLFESFVREWKEKYATKHLEPTTINTYERHLKNHIIPEFGHMKLNQIKPMHILTFLDKLAQPGMRKDNKKVGLSGTSRRYIHIE, encoded by the coding sequence ATGGCATCTATTGAAAAACGAGGAAAAAATTCATTTCGTCTTGTAGTTGAAGCTGGATATGGTGCTAACAATAAGCGCATTAAAAAAAGCAAGACAATCCGTATAGAAGATGAATCGCTACTAAGAACAACTAAGAAAATTAGAGACTATCTAAATGAAGAATTAGTTAAATTCAAAATTGAAGTTGAAGCTGGTGAATATATAGCACCAGAAAAAATGCTGTTTGAATCTTTTGTAAGAGAATGGAAAGAAAAATATGCTACTAAGCATTTAGAACCGACAACAATAAATACTTATGAGAGGCATTTAAAAAACCACATTATACCTGAATTTGGACACATGAAATTAAATCAAATAAAGCCAATGCACATTCTTACTTTTCTAGATAAACTTGCTCAACCTGGAATGCGTAAAGATAACAAAAAGGTTGGACTTTCTGGAACAAGTAGGAGATATATACACATCGAATAA
- a CDS encoding LexA family protein encodes MISMQNEITENDIALVSINNEQVVLRRVKQIGETYMLIPSNSQIQPELVPCEDVKIIGKVVEVKFKL; translated from the coding sequence ATAATTTCTATGCAAAATGAAATTACAGAAAATGACATTGCTTTAGTTTCTATAAATAACGAACAAGTAGTATTAAGACGTGTTAAGCAAATAGGTGAAACTTACATGCTTATACCTTCAAATTCTCAGATACAACCTGAACTTGTACCATGTGAAGATGTAAAAATTATTGGGAAAGTTGTTGAAGTTAAATTTAAACTATAA
- a CDS encoding helix-turn-helix domain-containing protein — protein MNSIDPDSLLNIYKSTNTFSKFNNSEEELDKLKNIRESRGISITQMAEKLEMTEEDYKKFEQFGGIQSDKEAIKKVNVLYKNTIKELDIYKVAESLAEYNSQNELYIENDDMSGG, from the coding sequence ATGAATAGTATTGATCCAGACAGCCTATTGAACATTTATAAATCTACTAACACTTTTAGTAAATTCAACAACAGCGAAGAAGAATTAGACAAACTAAAAAATATACGAGAATCAAGAGGTATTTCAATAACACAAATGGCTGAGAAACTTGAAATGACCGAGGAAGATTATAAAAAATTTGAACAATTTGGCGGTATACAGTCTGATAAAGAAGCGATAAAGAAAGTAAATGTTTTATACAAAAATACAATTAAAGAACTAGATATATACAAAGTAGCTGAAAGTCTCGCTGAGTATAATTCTCAAAATGAATTGTATATCGAAAATGATGATATGTCTGGAGGATAG
- a CDS encoding N-acetylmuramoyl-L-alanine amidase has protein sequence MGIHHSLTLTGSAEAFARYHVGNNNWPGIAYTYVIDHDGRIYWCWDHDVLSYHVGNSNKHALGICMVGDFRKQLPTKNQYQSSLWLVDYLKRQLPNVTQIKGHSEYPGYSWKSCPVIDMNKFRSDVEMSNQGKTKFKDVPNNYWAVTAIENIAEQGLMIGFEDDTFRPTEPVTREQLAVILTRLKG, from the coding sequence ATCGGGATTCATCATTCGCTAACCCTCACTGGAAGTGCTGAAGCTTTTGCAAGGTATCATGTAGGTAATAACAATTGGCCAGGGATTGCCTACACTTACGTCATTGATCATGACGGTAGAATCTATTGGTGTTGGGACCACGATGTACTTTCCTATCATGTTGGGAATTCTAACAAACATGCTTTAGGAATATGCATGGTTGGTGACTTTAGAAAACAATTACCTACTAAAAATCAATATCAATCATCATTATGGTTAGTAGATTATTTAAAAAGGCAACTTCCAAATGTTACACAGATTAAAGGACATTCTGAGTATCCAGGATATAGTTGGAAGTCTTGTCCTGTAATAGATATGAATAAGTTTAGGAGTGATGTAGAAATGAGTAATCAAGGAAAAACAAAATTCAAAGACGTACCTAATAACTATTGGGCTGTTACGGCTATAGAAAATATAGCTGAACAAGGATTAATGATAGGTTTTGAAGATGATACATTCAGACCAACAGAGCCAGTCACACGTGAGCAGTTAGCGGTTATATTAACTAGATTGAAAGGGTAA
- a CDS encoding YolD-like family protein, whose amino-acid sequence MKENKLTPGSNMMWEASRMILPEHKERINDYQYERDRKNKPELAEEEVNIISQQLSDSMLSKLEVTIELFRAFGQNELKTGIISKFDTQLSQIKLQNEDEYEWIKFDDIVGVS is encoded by the coding sequence ATGAAAGAGAATAAACTAACACCTGGTTCAAATATGATGTGGGAAGCAAGCAGAATGATACTACCTGAACATAAAGAACGCATAAATGATTATCAATATGAGAGAGACAGAAAAAATAAACCTGAACTTGCGGAAGAAGAGGTAAATATTATATCTCAGCAATTATCAGATTCCATGTTAAGTAAATTAGAAGTTACAATTGAGTTGTTCAGAGCTTTTGGTCAGAATGAGTTAAAAACTGGAATTATCTCTAAATTTGACACTCAATTAAGTCAAATAAAACTACAAAATGAGGATGAATATGAATGGATCAAGTTTGATGACATTGTAGGTGTTTCGTGA
- a CDS encoding DUF4023 family protein, translated as MDDLSQFVNEINETQEKNEKNKKHYGKGQPNRKLQNKQHATNK; from the coding sequence ATGGATGATTTAAGTCAATTTGTGAATGAAATTAATGAGACTCAAGAAAAAAATGAAAAAAATAAAAAACACTATGGCAAAGGACAACCGAATAGAAAATTACAGAATAAACAGCATGCTACAAATAAATGA
- a CDS encoding potassium channel family protein, giving the protein MKKLSLMYEFSLLILAITSVSLAFDDTNNLTLTLVDWIIWGIFAIDVSVRFITAEKKWEYVKKNPFDIIAAIPFDAIFQLARIVRLFRVIRAIAIISRLFKPSIIDIMQINGLNKVIAAVFALIFIASVPIYLVEPSVESYDDAIWYSIVTATTVGYGDFSPETPWGRMIAVVLMVFGIGLIGMVTGSVATYFMEGQKQENPKVDYLKKELDRVDELTNEEIDTMIDMLHKLKSKESI; this is encoded by the coding sequence ATGAAAAAACTATCATTAATGTATGAGTTTTCTCTGCTCATACTAGCCATTACTTCAGTATCTTTAGCCTTTGATGATACAAATAATTTAACATTAACACTTGTCGATTGGATTATATGGGGCATATTTGCTATTGATGTATCTGTTCGATTTATTACAGCGGAGAAGAAGTGGGAATATGTTAAAAAAAATCCTTTTGATATTATCGCTGCTATTCCATTTGATGCCATTTTCCAACTTGCTAGAATTGTCCGCCTATTTCGTGTTATAAGAGCCATTGCCATTATATCTAGATTATTTAAACCTTCTATTATAGATATTATGCAAATCAATGGGTTAAATAAAGTCATTGCGGCAGTATTTGCTTTAATTTTCATAGCATCTGTTCCAATTTATTTAGTAGAACCTTCCGTTGAAAGTTATGATGATGCAATTTGGTATAGTATCGTCACTGCAACCACTGTAGGATATGGTGACTTCTCACCAGAAACACCATGGGGGAGAATGATAGCTGTTGTCCTTATGGTATTCGGAATAGGATTAATAGGTATGGTTACAGGATCTGTCGCAACCTATTTCATGGAAGGTCAAAAACAAGAAAATCCTAAAGTAGATTATTTGAAAAAAGAACTGGATCGTGTGGATGAATTAACCAATGAAGAAATTGATACGATGATTGATATGCTTCATAAATTGAAGAGTAAAGAATCGATCTAA
- a CDS encoding disulfide oxidoreductase, whose protein sequence is MKLKRFMLSDGLYVSWAISLIATLGSLYFSEIREYIPCTYCWYQRILMYPLVILLGIAAIKKDHKIVIYTLPMTLLGMIISGYHYIIQKTSLFQETGSSCGIIPCNASYINWLNFITIPFLSFTAFTLISIILLFIWKNTSNVKA, encoded by the coding sequence ATGAAGTTGAAAAGATTTATGCTTTCAGATGGATTATATGTTAGCTGGGCTATTTCCCTCATCGCAACATTAGGCAGTTTATATTTTTCTGAAATTAGAGAGTACATTCCATGTACATATTGTTGGTATCAGCGTATTTTGATGTATCCACTAGTGATTTTATTAGGAATAGCAGCGATAAAAAAAGATCATAAGATTGTAATATACACTCTACCTATGACCCTACTAGGTATGATAATATCCGGTTATCATTATATCATTCAAAAAACATCATTATTTCAAGAAACAGGCAGCAGTTGTGGTATTATTCCATGTAACGCAAGTTATATTAACTGGTTGAACTTTATAACCATTCCGTTTCTTTCATTTACTGCATTTACTCTTATATCTATAATTTTATTATTTATTTGGAAAAACACATCTAATGTAAAGGCGTAA
- the racE gene encoding glutamate racemase, whose protein sequence is MQQAIGIFDSGVGGLTVVKEIKRQLPKEKIIYFGDTARAPYGPRSAEEVRSYALQIVSYLIKFNPKMIVIACNTATAVALEDIKTILPIPVVGVIHPGVRTSIKNTKSGSIGVIGTDGTIRSGAYQEAIHMISPEINVISQACPAFVPLVEKGLFMHQESLDIVKRSLEPLMNELLDCLILGCTHYPFLTELISEVMGSEVKLINSAEETAREVSAILFDRGQLNSTTHSSPQHEFYCSGDKGLFQKIAQQWLDEQVEVKHTSLVR, encoded by the coding sequence GTGCAGCAAGCGATTGGCATATTTGACTCAGGTGTTGGTGGGCTTACAGTTGTCAAAGAAATTAAACGTCAACTCCCTAAGGAAAAAATCATATATTTCGGGGATACTGCCAGAGCACCTTATGGTCCAAGATCAGCTGAAGAAGTACGTTCATATGCACTTCAAATAGTGAGTTATTTAATTAAATTTAATCCAAAGATGATTGTCATAGCGTGTAACACAGCAACAGCAGTTGCGTTGGAAGATATAAAAACGATATTACCTATACCCGTAGTAGGAGTCATTCATCCTGGCGTGAGAACTTCCATTAAAAATACAAAATCAGGTTCAATTGGGGTGATTGGGACAGACGGTACTATTAGGAGCGGAGCTTATCAAGAAGCTATTCATATGATTTCCCCAGAGATCAATGTAATAAGTCAAGCCTGTCCAGCGTTTGTGCCACTAGTTGAAAAAGGATTGTTTATGCATCAGGAATCATTGGATATCGTAAAACGATCACTTGAACCTCTAATGAATGAATTATTGGATTGCTTAATACTAGGTTGCACTCACTATCCTTTTTTAACCGAGCTGATATCTGAAGTCATGGGTTCAGAAGTGAAATTGATTAATTCTGCGGAAGAAACAGCTAGAGAAGTGAGTGCGATTTTATTTGATAGAGGTCAATTAAATTCAACAACCCATTCATCACCACAACATGAGTTTTACTGTAGTGGGGACAAGGGTCTTTTTCAAAAAATTGCACAACAATGGTTAGATGAACAAGTAGAAGTGAAACATACTTCTTTAGTACGATAA
- a CDS encoding M14 family zinc carboxypeptidase, with product MRTYVVQSGDTLSRIAKRFGVSVSSIINANSQLTNMDYIIPGQVLQIPNASIHYYVIQAGDTFYGISQKFNIQINDLISANPNVDPQRLYIGQRIVLPNSSGNSIVDTTSEYGFQEMVEDIDALKKKYPFLEVVSLGKSAMGKDIWAIKIGEGPKKVHYNGSFHANEWITTVLLMKFIEDYAKAYSTDGNLRGSDMKKWFNNTSLWVVPMVNPDGVELVQEGITEQHPYYKQLLEWNNGSFNFSGWKANIRGVDLNDQFPANWEEEKERRAATGPGPRDWVGPYPLSEPEAKTIANFTNNNNFDMVIALHTQGEEIYWNYRDLEPPVSEEIANHFQSVSGYKPIKLTGSDAGYKDWFIQDFRRPGFTVEAGRGINPLPITDFPRIYNEVIGIMIDGLKVV from the coding sequence ATGAGAACGTATGTCGTTCAATCAGGAGATACCTTATCTAGAATAGCAAAACGTTTTGGAGTTAGTGTTAGTTCTATTATAAATGCAAATTCACAGTTAACAAATATGGATTATATTATTCCTGGTCAAGTATTACAAATACCAAATGCCTCAATTCATTATTATGTGATTCAGGCAGGAGACACATTTTATGGAATATCTCAGAAATTTAATATTCAAATAAACGATCTTATCTCTGCAAATCCCAATGTTGATCCACAACGTTTATACATTGGTCAAAGGATTGTTTTACCAAATAGTTCCGGTAATAGTATTGTGGATACAACATCAGAGTATGGATTTCAAGAAATGGTAGAAGATATCGATGCTTTAAAAAAGAAATATCCATTTTTAGAAGTTGTTAGTCTTGGAAAAAGTGCCATGGGCAAAGATATTTGGGCAATTAAAATTGGTGAAGGACCAAAAAAAGTACATTATAATGGCTCTTTTCATGCAAATGAATGGATTACAACGGTTTTGTTAATGAAATTCATCGAAGATTATGCAAAAGCTTACAGCACTGATGGAAATTTAAGAGGTTCAGATATGAAAAAGTGGTTTAACAATACCTCTTTATGGGTTGTACCTATGGTTAATCCTGATGGGGTGGAGCTTGTACAAGAAGGTATAACAGAGCAGCATCCTTATTATAAGCAGCTACTAGAATGGAATAATGGATCTTTTAATTTTAGTGGTTGGAAGGCAAATATTCGAGGCGTTGATTTAAATGATCAGTTCCCAGCTAATTGGGAAGAGGAAAAAGAGAGGCGTGCAGCAACAGGTCCAGGTCCGAGAGATTGGGTTGGTCCATATCCTTTAAGTGAACCTGAAGCGAAAACCATAGCTAATTTTACAAATAATAATAATTTTGATATGGTCATAGCTTTACATACACAAGGTGAGGAAATATATTGGAACTATCGTGACTTAGAGCCACCTGTTTCTGAAGAAATTGCAAACCATTTTCAATCAGTAAGTGGATATAAACCTATTAAACTAACAGGAAGTGATGCTGGGTATAAGGACTGGTTTATTCAAGATTTTAGAAGACCTGGTTTTACTGTTGAAGCAGGAAGAGGAATTAATCCTCTCCCTATAACTGATTTTCCTAGAATTTATAATGAAGTGATTGGGATTATGATCGATGGATTAAAAGTAGTTTGA
- a CDS encoding winged helix-turn-helix transcriptional regulator, producing MISKENTKKTKQNYIPNDPVHIECSIEKTIDVVGGKWSFLVLRELFCGKKRFGELQKSIQGISPKSLTNTLRHLEQQGVLERHAIPTVPVTVEYSLTPKGDDLHPIIKQMKLWAAKWT from the coding sequence ATGATTTCAAAAGAAAATACTAAAAAAACAAAACAAAATTACATTCCTAATGATCCTGTCCATATTGAATGTTCTATAGAAAAAACGATCGATGTAGTGGGAGGAAAATGGTCTTTTTTAGTTTTAAGAGAACTGTTTTGCGGAAAAAAAAGATTCGGTGAATTACAAAAAAGTATACAAGGAATAAGCCCAAAGTCTTTAACAAATACATTAAGGCATTTAGAACAACAAGGCGTATTAGAACGTCATGCTATTCCTACTGTACCCGTAACTGTAGAATATTCTCTCACTCCAAAAGGGGATGATTTACATCCAATTATTAAACAGATGAAGTTATGGGCAGCGAAATGGACTTAG
- a CDS encoding aldo/keto reductase family protein, giving the protein MKYRRLGKAGIKVSEIGLGSWLTYGGSVGDNNAEAIVDRAYELGINFFDTANAYYNGAAEEVVGRALSKYPRHSYVLATKVFFPMGEGPNDNGLSRKHIMEQCDASLKRLGVDYIDMYQCHRYDPETPLEETLRALDDLVSQGKILYAGVSEWSAVQLNDAVRLSQKYNLDQIASNQPLYNMFHRDIEKEIVPLSEQEGIGQVVFSPLAQGALTGKYKPGSPLPEGSRATDPKSNMWMEHVLKEEQLQKVEKLKVVAERNEISVAQLALAWILRLDNISSCIVGASRPDQVNENVKGSGVDLSAEDLQEIEDILA; this is encoded by the coding sequence TTGAAATATCGTCGTTTAGGAAAAGCTGGAATAAAAGTTAGTGAAATTGGTTTAGGTAGTTGGTTAACCTATGGAGGTTCTGTGGGAGATAATAATGCAGAAGCGATTGTAGATCGAGCCTATGAATTAGGAATTAACTTTTTTGATACTGCTAACGCATATTATAATGGAGCAGCTGAAGAAGTAGTAGGAAGAGCATTGAGTAAATATCCTCGGCATTCTTATGTTTTAGCAACCAAAGTATTTTTCCCAATGGGAGAAGGTCCAAACGATAATGGATTATCTCGTAAACATATTATGGAACAGTGTGATGCAAGTTTAAAAAGATTAGGTGTAGATTACATAGATATGTATCAATGCCATCGTTATGATCCAGAAACACCACTCGAGGAAACATTACGTGCATTAGATGATTTAGTTTCACAAGGAAAGATATTATATGCAGGTGTAAGTGAGTGGAGTGCAGTTCAATTAAATGATGCAGTTCGTTTATCTCAAAAATATAATTTAGATCAAATTGCATCTAATCAGCCTTTATATAACATGTTCCATCGTGATATTGAGAAAGAAATCGTTCCATTGTCTGAACAAGAAGGGATTGGTCAAGTAGTCTTTTCTCCTCTAGCTCAAGGTGCTTTAACTGGTAAATATAAACCAGGCTCACCATTGCCAGAAGGATCAAGAGCCACAGATCCTAAGTCTAATATGTGGATGGAGCATGTGTTAAAAGAAGAACAACTACAAAAGGTCGAAAAACTAAAGGTAGTTGCTGAAAGAAATGAAATTAGTGTCGCTCAACTAGCTCTTGCTTGGATTTTACGTTTAGACAACATTTCAAGTTGTATCGTTGGTGCGTCTAGACCTGACCAAGTAAATGAAAATGTAAAAGGTTCTGGCGTAGATTTATCCGCGGAAGACTTACAAGAAATTGAGGATATCTTAGCATAA
- a CDS encoding DUF1450 domain-containing protein, whose protein sequence is MPNTIQVCDKCKHMKMKTIMPKLKKIAPDATINVGCKSYCGPCTRSAFIFINGRYVTGKDEDQAIEKAKKYVK, encoded by the coding sequence ATGCCAAATACGATTCAAGTTTGTGATAAATGTAAACATATGAAAATGAAGACGATCATGCCTAAATTAAAAAAAATAGCACCAGATGCGACGATTAATGTAGGTTGTAAATCATATTGTGGTCCATGTACTCGAAGTGCATTTATTTTTATTAATGGAAGATATGTTACGGGTAAGGACGAAGATCAAGCGATTGAAAAAGCGAAAAAATATGTAAAGTAG
- a CDS encoding cation diffusion facilitator family transporter: MHTHHDHSHSQHTSNNKKGLTIALLITSTIMLLEFFGGLITNSLALLSDSGHMLSDAASLALSLAAMWIATKPVRSSKTYGFHRFEILAALFNGVTLFIIAGFIISEAYTRFWEPPTVSSGSMMIIATIGLLANIMSAWILMRKGDVKDNINVRSAYLHIIGDALGSVGAILAGFIMLVFGWYVADPIISVIVAILILKSAWGIIKHAIHILMEGTPLNIDYDKVNKTLMGIGGVKNVHDLHIWTITSNLHSLTCHVVIEDSKNEQAFLQEAILVLEEKFNIHHVTIQVEKSNTLHSELEV, from the coding sequence ATGCACACACATCATGATCACAGTCATAGTCAACATACATCTAATAATAAAAAAGGATTAACTATCGCTTTACTTATTACAAGTACAATTATGCTATTGGAGTTTTTTGGAGGATTAATAACAAATAGTCTCGCGTTACTATCAGATTCTGGCCATATGTTAAGTGATGCAGCATCACTCGCTCTGAGTCTCGCTGCAATGTGGATCGCAACCAAACCTGTTCGTTCAAGTAAAACTTATGGATTTCATCGATTTGAAATATTAGCTGCCTTGTTTAATGGAGTTACTTTGTTTATTATCGCTGGTTTTATTATTTCTGAAGCTTATACACGTTTTTGGGAACCTCCTACTGTATCAAGTGGATCCATGATGATCATTGCAACGATTGGATTGCTAGCAAATATAATGAGCGCTTGGATTCTAATGAGAAAAGGAGATGTAAAAGACAACATTAATGTTCGAAGCGCCTATTTGCACATTATTGGAGATGCATTAGGATCAGTTGGAGCCATACTTGCTGGATTTATTATGTTAGTTTTTGGGTGGTATGTTGCAGATCCCATTATTAGTGTCATTGTAGCTATTCTCATCTTAAAAAGTGCCTGGGGTATTATAAAACATGCTATTCATATTTTAATGGAAGGAACACCACTCAATATAGATTATGATAAAGTAAACAAGACTTTGATGGGAATAGGAGGAGTTAAAAACGTTCATGATTTGCATATTTGGACGATTACCTCTAATCTTCATTCATTAACTTGTCACGTTGTAATAGAAGATTCTAAAAATGAACAAGCGTTTTTACAGGAAGCCATATTGGTGCTTGAAGAAAAATTTAATATCCATCATGTTACAATTCAAGTGGAAAAATCAAATACACTCCATTCTGAATTAGAGGTTTAA
- a CDS encoding methionine/alanine import family NSS transporter small subunit: MSTGAITMMIFGAVLLWGGAALTISIAMRKQKK, encoded by the coding sequence ATGAGCACAGGAGCTATTACCATGATGATTTTCGGAGCTGTGTTGCTTTGGGGCGGAGCAGCCTTAACCATCTCCATTGCAATGAGAAAGCAAAAAAAATAA